In one window of Arachis ipaensis cultivar K30076 chromosome B06, Araip1.1, whole genome shotgun sequence DNA:
- the LOC107645369 gene encoding uncharacterized protein LOC107645369, with the protein MNTLFSPPSTISGLPHVNTNLPRFHSTIRTTFFPQQQPHSLLRGTLSARATSDEVDTRLQTLDGESQSPLSEEELKLESDATEGTTTTSTSSSAPIDKELKKVAQKTAATFAPRASTATKNPAVPGTALYTVFEVQGYVSMLLGGALSFNLIFPSNEPDIWRLMGMWSIWMFTIPSLRARDCSKNEKEALNYLFLLIPLINVIIPFFWKSFAVVWSADTIAFFGMYAWKFGWLQKTD; encoded by the exons ATGAACACTCTCTTCTCACCCCCTTCAACCATTTCGGGCCTTCCCCATGTGAATACAAATCTTCCTAGGTTCCATTCCACCATCAGAACCACCTTCTTCCCTCAGCAGCAGCCGCACTCTCTGCTCCGCGGCACGCTCTCTGCACGTGCCACTTCCGATGAGGTAGACACACGCTTACAAACACTGGATGGTGAATCCCAATCCCCACTCTCAGAGGAGGAGCTCAAATTGGAATCCGATGCTACCGAAGGAACCACTACCACTTCCACTTCTTCTTCTGCTCCCATCGACAAGGAGCTTAAAAAG GTAGCTCAGAAGACAGCAGCTACCTTTGCACCAAGGGCTTCCACGGCTACAAAGAATCCTGCAGTGCCTGGAACTGCATTGTACACTGTTTTTGAGGTTCAAGGTTATGTATCAATGTTGTTGGGAGGAGCTTTGTCTTTCAATCTGATATTCCCTTCAAACGAACCTGACATTTGGAGATTAATGGGAATGTGGTCCATTTGGATGTTCA CAATTCCTTCTCTACGAGCTAGAGACTGCTCAAAGAATGAGAAGGAAGCTCTCAACTATCTTTTTCTCCTCATCCCATTGATCAATGTTATAATCCCATTCTTTTGGAAGTCCTTTGCTGTTGTTTGGTCGGCAGATACAATAGCCTTCTTTGGAATGTATGCCTGGAAG TTTGGGTGGTTGCAGAAAACGGACTAG